A region of the Dysidea avara chromosome 9, odDysAvar1.4, whole genome shotgun sequence genome:
atgttttattaaatgtttttgaggatccagctcaccacgtacatactatagtattcACTATAACACAAAGTCTAATACTTACTGTAGTCAATTGAAAATGAAAACTCTGATtagatatatacacccaaatcATTATTATAAATGTGTTGGTTCATTTCATATTTATTTAATGAAGACTTTTGTTAATCTCTGTCATTTGTGTGACTGTTTTGTCAATTAACTGACTGtgctattagagtgttttgaactCTTGTTCTCACTCTGGATTAGTACCCGATATATCAaatgtatggttcatttagctACTAAATACATTACACTGTTCTTACACAATCAAACTTTGGCATTTGGTGTTCCCACAAGcacaaatttcaaaaaaaagtTTCCAGACTCAGGATATCCCTTCCCTTTGCCCAAGGGTAATGGAGGTGGCATATATATTGTAGTTGTTGTTTCAGCTCCTGGGTTTCTCTTGTCAACCTTTCCACTAGCCTTTTCTCTTTATCCAGATCAGTATGGTACTCAGCGAGGGTGCATTATCTCTATCTTTCTCTCAGTTGAGTTCTAATTATAAGTCAGCTCATTTTTGTTAGGGAATTTATGGTAAGTAACATTAAATCTTCCAATTGCCTATGATTATAAAGTTGTGGGAGATATTTTATACAGAATCTTAGTGGTACATATTGCCTGTAGTTGAATGTATATATGGCATGTTAGCAATACGTTAATACACTTTATACACTAGcaattaatttattttatagAAGTATTTCATACAGCCTAATGGATCATTTTATCACACTCTAACAACTGTTTATATATGGACTCAAAGTCTGGTCTCTGAGTTGAATTGTGTCTCCAACATCTGGTCATTGTGTTATAGACTTCATTAGGAGCAATGGGTGGTCTCTTTAGAAGAGTTCTGTTGGGACCCTTTTGTACATCAAGAACCAGTTCTTTGTCATTTATTTCTTCATAAGGTTGTTGTCTACAGAGCATAAATATCTCCCACAATGTTACACCATATGACCACACATCTGTCTTTGTTGAAAATCTTCCAAAGAAACTTTCAGGAGCCATCCATCTTATTGGGACTAAGGCTGTTCCTTGCATAACAAAATACGAAGTATTGTACAAGTTCTGTGTCATGCCAAAATCAGCTACTTTAACAACATAGTCTTCTCCGACTAAGCAGTTTCTTGCAGCAAGATCTCTATGTATGAAGCCATAAGAAGCAAGGTATCTCATACCATTAGCTATCTGTAGTGCTATATACAGGAGGATAGGAATGTCCACTTGTATTTCAGCTGTAGCGATGTCTTTTCCAGTGGTTGGATGGTAGTGCTTCCTGAGGAACATAAGCAGATCCCCATTCTTCATATACTCTATCATGATAAATGGCATCCCTTTGTTGCATATTCCAAGTAGTCTGATAACATTAACATTATCAAGTCGGGCCATAAATTTGATTTCTTTTTCAAACTGTTGTTTCAAGCTGGCAGTGTAATCTCCTTTTAAAGTTTTGATAGCAACCAAGATTTCAGTGGTATTTGTTTCTTTATATCCAATATCAACTGCAACAATCCAATTAAGTTTAGCAAGATAGATCTCACCAAATTGTCCTTCCCCAATTTTTCCTTTCACGTCAATGCATTTCCATTCAACAAGTTTAGGGGACTCAGATTTAGTTAAAGGAGCAGGGTTATCATAGATGGGTACACACATATTTATGTAGCTATGAGTGTTACCATCTGTGTCTTGTTTATCGTAGTCATAAGTCTCATAGTAGTCACTCCCTTGTAGCTTTCTTGAAGTCAAAGGTGACTCCACCACATCATCATATATGTTAAGTTCTGTTACCACACTAGTATCAAGGATAGGATTGGTAACTTCTAACTTTGTTTCAAGCAGACTAGAATTTAAATTTGCTTTTCTCTTGGGTCGCTTAAGTGGGTTAGCACCTATCTGTGTTGTTGATGTCCCTGTGGACGCTGTTGCATAATCTTTAGTGGAAGTGTCATATTTTTTGTACTTGTTTTCCTCCAGTACTTCCTCAAGAGTTGACACAGGGCATCTGCAGTCAGGAAAAGCTTCATTTGGATGAGATTGGTTTTGCTTTCTTATCTTTCTGAAGTACAGTATACCAAAGAAAACTATGAGTATGCAAACAAAGACACCTATCACATTTCCAACTG
Encoded here:
- the LOC136267175 gene encoding class II receptor tyrosine kinase-like; its protein translation is MYKAVLQVLILVALGSSCVTLEVLILPTEYISFQSNVFTEGGYNIDQGIGSCTSSKEEVEGMNETVIICPQGELLTDGIKEANLGFSLSSTEIGNFYTWRERLLPVKDTFITLRFSDGAKTLTKVEVYCLVLRHLRIREPKSIELYSSRTSSVYPDTKIRGVDSSKFTVVDSGRTFIFSSNGGDDDNSATVSHYEYRKYSLVIPEDEQNSLRYLRLSLDFEGGNWMFVNEVEVYHEPNSPQESAILQETAAAAPQETVEPRGPTNSDQSSNSGTLTVVVVIAVGNVIGVFVCILIVFFGILYFRKIRKQNQSHPNEAFPDCRCPVSTLEEVLEENKYKKYDTSTKDYATASTGTSTTQIGANPLKRPKRKANLNSSLLETKLEVTNPILDTSVVTELNIYDDVVESPLTSRKLQGSDYYETYDYDKQDTDGNTHSYINMCVPIYDNPAPLTKSESPKLVEWKCIDVKGKIGEGQFGEIYLAKLNWIVAVDIGYKETNTTEILVAIKTLKGDYTASLKQQFEKEIKFMARLDNVNVIRLLGICNKGMPFIMIEYMKNGDLLMFLRKHYHPTTGKDIATAEIQVDIPILLYIALQIANGMRYLASYGFIHRDLAARNCLVGEDYVVKVADFGMTQNLYNTSYFVMQGTALVPIRWMAPESFFGRFSTKTDVWSYGVTLWEIFMLCRQQPYEEINDKELVLDVQKGPNRTLLKRPPIAPNEVYNTMTRCWRHNSTQRPDFESIYKQLLECDKMIH